In Cucurbita pepo subsp. pepo cultivar mu-cu-16 chromosome LG04, ASM280686v2, whole genome shotgun sequence, the following are encoded in one genomic region:
- the LOC111793008 gene encoding pentatricopeptide repeat-containing protein At4g38150-like, with protein sequence MANRITRALLVACTTIASSPSSFSPNPSFLNHHFRCRPPTIFYINAYNNRLFAYSSSSEANKINTKVNFSISHSDEDEENDFRVGSVEEVGKTKNLPPPYDPFSKKPVVEEAVDPKNLQEIFHKMRTDGFLNNAVKMFDGMSKDGLTHEALQLFSEIKDKGHMPDVVAHTAVIEAYVNAGQSKEAHKVYLRMLASGVTPNAYTYTVLIKGLAADPKFVGDAKKFLLEMMGRGLRPNAGTYTAVFEALVRDAKVDEARGLLVQMEAKGFVPNEKDVKEILHTKRGRGPLFRTLINILFNK encoded by the coding sequence ATGGCGAACAGAATAACTCGAGCCCTTCTTGTTGCCTGCACCACCATCGCCTCATCTCCTTCATCCTTCTCCCCCAACCCATcgtttctaaatcatcattttCGTTGCAGACCACCGACCATTTTCTATATCAACGCCTACAACAACAGATTGTTCGCCTACTCCTCATCTTCAGAAGCTAACAAGATCAACACCAAAGTCAATTTCTCAATCTCACACTCCGATGAAGACGAAGAAAAcgattttcgggttgggtccGTAGAAGAAGTGGGCAAAACCAAAAATCTCCCACCGCCGTATGATCCCTTCAGCAAGAAGCCGGTTGTGGAAGAGGCGGTAGACCCAAAGAATTTGCAGGAAATCTTCCATAAGATGAGGACAGATGGCTTTTTAAACAATGCCGTCAAGATGTTCGACGGAATGTCTAAGGATGGTCTAACCCACGAGGCTCTGCAGCTCTTCTCTGAAATTAAGGACAAAGGTCACATGCCTGATGTTGTCGCCCACACAGCCGTCATAGAAGCCTATGTGAATGCGGGTCAGAGCAAGGAAGCTCACAAGGTGTACCTGCGAATGCTTGCCTCTGGAGTGACCCCAAATGCCTATACTTACACTGTTCTAATCAAAGGGCTTGCTGCGGATCCCAAGTTCGTGGGGGATGCGAAGAAGTTCTTGCTGGAAATGATGGGCAGAGGATTGCGACCCAATGCTGGGACCTACACTGCCGTCTTTGAGGCTCTTGTGAGGGATGCCAAAGTGGATGAAGCAAGAGGGTTGTTGGTGCAAATGGAGGCTAAGGGGTTTGTGCCTAATGAGAAGGATGTGAAGGAGATTCTCCATACCAAAAGGGGAAGGGGACCCTTGTTTAGGACCCTCATCAACATTCTCTTCAACAAGTAG